AGGTGCCACTTGATAAAGCTCGGCTAAATTGTAACCCCAGATCAGCTCCACATAAGCGACTGACCTGTTCAGACAGTTCGTTCGTGATCTCAGCAGGGTCATTTACACCGGCTATTACCGCCGTGACGATCGTATCAAACAATTGCTCTCCGACCGTACTCTGAAGCATCCGTAAATGACTTGATCCTGCCACCTGAATGATAAATTTTTCCTCCGTACGCAGCGATCCAAAAGGACGATCTTGTGATATTGACATCAGATCTCCGTAGGAAAGTGCTCCGCCAGCCAGTTCCATCAGAGTACGTGGGGTTAGATATTTTAAATCACCCCAGAGTCCGGGAACCAGTGTTTCCAAGGTCGGGAAAGGTCGGAGATCACTTCGGCCGTTGTTCATGAGTATCAGCATGGCGTACGAGCTAAAGAACCAGGATCCCACGTCCGGCTCAGCGCCATGCCAGCCACTGAGAGTGCGTCCTATTTCATCCATCTCATTGAGATACTCACCCAAGGGATTTTCGTCTTTTGGAGAATTTACTTCCAGGTTGTTTTGGGCACTTAGAACTATCTGCGCCGTGAAAATAAGCAGCAGCAGGAGCAGCGTGATCCGCATCAGTTAACCATCTTTACTGTCGATTTAGTATGCGAATAGGTTAAATCTCATCAGCTCAAAATAGTCAGTGGTCCTGAAACCGACTGTTAATGGATCGATCATAATTGCACCGGGGTAAAAAGCTGCCCGGTAGGTATCCTGATGCTTTTTAAACTCGATGGAAAATTCCAGATCCTGAGGAATTGTTAACAATCCTGCCGACAGATCTCCACTCAAAGCCTTAGCCACTCCCGCATTGATCATTTTTATGCTACGGGCAGGGTGCTGAGTGATCACTGAATTTCCTTCACCCCGGATGGTTGCCACGGTTTCAATGGTAGCATTTATGCCTTTCACTTCTTCACACAAACCCTGATCTCCGGCAACAAACACAGCTGGGACACTATAGTAAGCAGCGGCTAAAGCGTGCAGATAAAATTCTGACATATCCTGACCATTTAATGTCATTCGGGTGATCCGGGAAGATGACATGGTGTGGGCCAGTACATTTGTGTTTTGTCCTGCCCGGGAATGATATCCAATAAACAGTATCGCATCAAAACTGTCATCTAATTCCTGGATCATGGAAAGCGGATGACCTGCCCAACCACGGACCACCCTGACCATCTCTGGTAATTTATCCAGGATCAGATTGCGACCCGAATCATGGGCGTCTTTGATCAGAATCTCGGTTGCTCCAGCCTGGATGGCTGCTTCTGCTGCTGCAGCTACTTCAGCGGTCATCTGTTTCTGAAACCAGGCATAATCATGGGGATAGCCCTTGTCCGTCTCGTTCCAATTACCGATTCCTGTGATACCTTCGATATCTGCCGATATAAATACTTTCATACTGATTCCTCACTTTAAGAGTAAGTAAATAATTTGCCGTTTGGCTCGGTTCTAAATAAACATATTGAATTGAATAAATGCATTAAATAATTCCCGCTATATCCCAGTTGCCTGATAAACTGATCAGTTAGGCTTCGAAGGGAATAGCGTTCCCGGCACTCGTCGACAATATTCAGAGAATGCAATTGGATAGGCCAGGTTCAGCTGAGCTTCCTCTTTTGGGATCAGCTTCAGAATGAGAGAGAGCATAGTGAGAAACATGAAAGCCATAAGTATTGAAACGAGAATCAGGGTTATTCCAAACAAGACCAACAGCGCTGAAATGTACATTGGATGCCTGATTAATTGATAAGGACCATGCATGGTAAGATAATCAGTTTGAGTGGGTTTGACTCCGGCAAGTCGAAAGCTTCGCCGCAAGGAAAGGCGGCTCCAGAGCAAGAATAGGCTGCCAAACAAAAAAATAATGATGCCTACGATCTCAAGTCCGACCTGCAATGATGTTGAAGACAATGTTAGGCTGATAAAATCGGGGATTTGATTATTGTTGATCAACAGCACACCACAAATGGGAATAATGATCATAAAGAACAACAGGTTCATGATATTGAAGGTCCAACCAACCCACCCACACTCTGGTCGTTGCAGTCGAATCGATCCCGGTGCCAGAAGGAGGGTTCCCCCCGTAACCGCAGATACCAATAGGATGATGATCCCTAAGCCGTAACTGATCTGTGCTAACATGTGGCTATCAAACGTCCCTTCGCCTGTGGATTACCCGATCAGAGAAGGGGCAAATAATATGCCGTTAGCAATTCTTTATTAAAGTTTTACTCAGGAGAAATGAGTTTGAGCCCGTTGTATTAGAAATCAGGGCTCAAAACAGAAAATCAACGTCCTTTTCAGACATTTCGAAGGGGATGGGACTAAACAGGCTCACCTGGTAAACGGTCTGTCCCAGTACTCCTGTCACAGGTTCTTTCACCAACCTCAACAATACTGAAGTTCCATCCTTGGCTTCATACGCTTCAGCATCAACTTGAAATGCATGTCCATATTTTTCAAAATAGGCCTGCTTAAAACGTTGCGCATCATAAGGATATTCAAAGCTATAAAGAACCTCAATAGAATGGATGGAGACCTTTTCTACACCCTTGAGATTGAACCAGATGTAGATCTTGGCAATCCCTTTTTCAGCGATACGGTAGGAGAAACCCGAAAGCTGTCTATTGTCTGTATAGTTTGTTTTGGTTGCACTCTTTTTTTCCTTGAAGACGGTTTTAAGAACTGAATCTACCTGGGCTGTTGACATAGACCAATTCAACCCCCAGTAAACATCTGGTGTTTGTGCAAGTGTCGTTGATATGAACCCTATCAATAAGAACGAAGTCACTAAGATTCTATTTTTCACTGCGAGCCTCCTTAGGGTTAAATGCCATCCAACGGTACGATGCGGATACTCCAGGTAATGAATCTTCATGGTAACCTGTCCACTATCCGTCGAGCTTGAGAAAGGCAGCTAAAAATATGCCTCAAGATATTTTCCGCAAGCATTCATTCCGAACCAGATCTCAACCTGGTGCCATGTAATCCTGTGTTGTTGCAACCAGATCAGGCTGTTTTTGCTGTCATGCAATTGGTATTAGTAGCGGTGGGGTTTCCCAACATGCTGATCCAATACCCAGGAAACAGACCAGTTGTGACCCAGTCGATGACCATCCATAGTGGGTGGCAATTCCTGGATGTACTTAAAATCCAGATCAATATCCTGAGGGTTAATTGCCAGCTCCCGGAAAGCACCATCCTGGGCATGCACTGTCTTGTGTTGGATCACTTGAACTGACCGTTTCCATTTTGGATAGACGAGTTTATCATCGGTATCATACTGCAAAGACCCACATTGATCCAACAATCCCGGGAATCCACTTAACGGTGCTGCGATGATATGGATCTCGGTATCAAATCCAGCAAATTCTGAGGCTGCATACATCACCACAATGCCACCATAGGAATGTCCGAAA
Above is a window of Candidatus Neomarinimicrobiota bacterium DNA encoding:
- a CDS encoding methyltransferase, whose product is MLAQISYGLGIIILLVSAVTGGTLLLAPGSIRLQRPECGWVGWTFNIMNLLFFMIIIPICGVLLINNNQIPDFISLTLSSTSLQVGLEIVGIIIFLFGSLFLLWSRLSLRRSFRLAGVKPTQTDYLTMHGPYQLIRHPMYISALLVLFGITLILVSILMAFMFLTMLSLILKLIPKEEAQLNLAYPIAFSEYCRRVPGTLFPSKPN
- a CDS encoding M55 family metallopeptidase; translated protein: MKVFISADIEGITGIGNWNETDKGYPHDYAWFQKQMTAEVAAAAEAAIQAGATEILIKDAHDSGRNLILDKLPEMVRVVRGWAGHPLSMIQELDDSFDAILFIGYHSRAGQNTNVLAHTMSSSRITRMTLNGQDMSEFYLHALAAAYYSVPAVFVAGDQGLCEEVKGINATIETVATIRGEGNSVITQHPARSIKMINAGVAKALSGDLSAGLLTIPQDLEFSIEFKKHQDTYRAAFYPGAIMIDPLTVGFRTTDYFELMRFNLFAY